One genomic segment of Clostridium estertheticum subsp. estertheticum includes these proteins:
- the rbsD gene encoding D-ribose pyranase has product MKKIGILNGEISSVVSKMGHKDLIAIGDCGLPIPDKTKRIDIALSKGIPSFIKTLKNVLLELQVEEVILALEIEENNPKVFEEIKKQFKNVKFTFITHEELKIMLNECKAVIRTGEQTPYANIILKSGVIF; this is encoded by the coding sequence ATGAAAAAAATTGGAATTTTAAATGGAGAGATTTCTAGTGTAGTTTCAAAAATGGGACATAAAGATCTAATTGCCATAGGAGATTGTGGATTACCAATACCGGATAAAACAAAAAGGATAGATATAGCATTATCAAAAGGTATCCCTAGTTTTATAAAGACATTAAAAAATGTATTATTAGAACTTCAAGTAGAAGAGGTAATTTTGGCCTTAGAAATAGAAGAAAATAATCCTAAAGTCTTTGAAGAAATAAAAAAACAATTTAAAAATGTGAAATTTACTTTTATAACTCATGAGGAATTAAAAATAATGTTGAATGAGTGTAAAGCTGTAATTAGAACAGGGGAGCAAACTCCTTATGCGAATATAATTCTTAAATCTGGAGTAATTTTTTAA
- the rbsK gene encoding ribokinase, whose amino-acid sequence MNKVCILGSINMDMVVSIDRMPLVGETIFSENFKLAHGGKGANQAVASQRLGAEVYMIGKIGQDSNGLQIVNALEKEGINVNNIFNDDLKPTGTAIITVDNKGDNSIIVVAGANMALNLVEIDKCKEVIASSDIIVAQFETPIEVTMEAFKFAKEKGVITILNPAPAKKIPKELFAYTDIIVPNETEATTLTGVNVQDLESAKQAANSFLDNKVKYVIITLGHMGAAVISKQEAVLIPAYKVNAIDSTAAGDSFIGAITTKLTKSNLNIRTLVEAVKFANKVSAIVVQREGAQASIPFLNEINEEQ is encoded by the coding sequence ATGAATAAGGTTTGTATCCTTGGAAGTATTAACATGGATATGGTGGTTTCTATAGATAGAATGCCACTGGTGGGAGAAACTATTTTTAGTGAAAACTTCAAATTAGCACATGGCGGCAAAGGTGCTAATCAAGCAGTTGCATCGCAAAGGCTAGGAGCAGAGGTATATATGATAGGCAAAATAGGTCAAGATTCTAATGGTCTTCAAATAGTAAATGCCCTAGAAAAAGAAGGGATAAATGTTAATAACATATTTAATGATGATCTTAAGCCAACAGGCACAGCAATAATTACAGTAGATAATAAAGGTGATAATTCAATTATAGTTGTAGCAGGCGCAAATATGGCTCTTAATTTAGTAGAAATAGATAAGTGCAAAGAAGTTATAGCGAGTAGTGACATAATAGTAGCACAATTTGAGACACCAATTGAAGTTACAATGGAAGCGTTTAAATTTGCAAAAGAAAAGGGGGTTATTACAATTTTAAACCCGGCCCCAGCAAAAAAAATTCCTAAAGAGTTGTTTGCGTACACAGATATTATAGTTCCTAATGAAACAGAAGCTACAACCCTTACAGGAGTAAATGTTCAAGATTTAGAAAGTGCAAAACAAGCTGCAAATTCTTTTTTAGATAATAAAGTTAAATATGTAATTATTACCTTAGGGCATATGGGAGCAGCGGTGATATCAAAGCAAGAGGCAGTGTTAATACCTGCATATAAAGTTAATGCTATTGATAGTACTGCTGCTGGGGATTCGTTTATAGGAGCAATAACTACTAAATTAACAAAATCAAATTTAAATATTAGAACGCTTGTAGAAGCAGTTAAATTTGCAAATAAAGTTTCAGCTATAGTAGTTCAAAGAGAAGGTGCACAAGCTTCAATACCATTTTTAAATGAAATTAATGAGGAGCAGTGA
- a CDS encoding LacI family DNA-binding transcriptional regulator — protein MNKITMKDIAEKVGVSKTTVSLVINKKADNISEETKNKIYEVIEETGYIPNNVARGLKTKKSGSIAIIMPDILNPFFSELSRAIEDFANKLGYNVFLCNSDNNANKEKRYVKLLISKLIDGIILIPGQESEDSANLLKLNDIPFVFVDRYIKGYEDYPGVYFDNKQGIQCGVEYLYGKNKRNIVFVTGPKKMTIYKERIDGYKESMTKYGIYNKSLIFESTFTLEGGMEVTNHIIDECKSVDAIFYSNDVMAIGGMKTLKRRGYKIPEDIVIMGFDGITLSKMIEPELTTIQQPIYSMGEQACRLIIDIIKGESIDNLKIHFPPRIIVRGTT, from the coding sequence ATGAATAAGATAACAATGAAAGATATTGCAGAAAAAGTAGGTGTCTCAAAAACCACAGTATCTTTGGTTATTAATAAGAAGGCCGATAATATAAGTGAAGAAACCAAAAACAAGATTTATGAAGTTATAGAGGAAACCGGGTATATTCCTAATAATGTTGCTAGAGGTTTAAAAACTAAAAAGTCTGGGAGTATTGCAATAATTATGCCAGACATATTAAACCCATTCTTCTCAGAGTTATCAAGAGCTATAGAAGATTTTGCAAATAAATTAGGGTATAATGTATTCCTCTGTAATTCAGATAATAATGCAAATAAAGAAAAGAGGTATGTCAAACTTTTAATAAGTAAACTGATTGATGGGATAATTTTGATACCAGGACAAGAAAGTGAAGATAGTGCAAATCTATTAAAATTAAATGACATACCATTTGTATTTGTAGATAGATATATTAAAGGGTATGAAGATTATCCTGGTGTTTATTTTGATAATAAACAAGGGATACAATGTGGAGTAGAATACTTATATGGTAAAAACAAAAGAAATATAGTATTTGTAACTGGGCCAAAGAAAATGACTATATATAAGGAAAGAATAGATGGATATAAAGAGAGTATGACTAAATACGGGATTTATAATAAATCATTAATTTTTGAAAGTACATTTACTTTAGAAGGTGGTATGGAAGTAACCAATCATATAATTGATGAATGTAAATCTGTTGATGCTATTTTTTATTCTAACGATGTAATGGCTATAGGGGGAATGAAAACCCTTAAGAGAAGAGGATATAAAATTCCTGAAGATATTGTAATAATGGGCTTCGATGGAATAACATTATCTAAAATGATTGAACCAGAACTTACAACGATTCAGCAACCTATTTATAGTATGGGAGAGCAAGCTTGTAGACTAATAATAGATATTATAAAAGGAGAATCAATAGATAATTTAAAAATACATTTTCCACCGAGGATTATAGTTCGCGGAACAACTTAA
- a CDS encoding ABC transporter permease subunit, translated as MSNIKENLLKYKSILALAILCIIVSIISPTFLQVSNLRNLFTQISVNAVISLGMTFVILTGGIDLSVGSIVAIAGAVAAATIKTTGSIPLAILAALFTGILVGFINGIIVAKGKVQAFVATLATQTVFRGVTYVFTGGNPISGLGNDFIRLTNSRILGIPVPVVITIIVFGICVYLLTQTRYGRYIYAVGGNEDSSRLSGISVNNVKNWAYIISGATAAIAGIIVTSRIGSAAPTAGNGYELDAIAAIVIGGANLVGGEGTIFGTIIGVLIIGVLSNGLNLMDVSAFYQTIVKGLVILLAVLIEKKKATN; from the coding sequence ATGTCGAATATAAAAGAGAATTTATTAAAATATAAATCCATTTTAGCATTAGCTATATTATGCATAATTGTTAGTATAATTTCACCAACATTTTTACAAGTATCAAATTTAAGAAATTTATTCACTCAAATATCTGTAAATGCAGTTATATCATTAGGTATGACTTTTGTAATACTTACAGGTGGAATAGATTTGTCTGTAGGGTCAATTGTTGCAATAGCAGGTGCAGTGGCTGCTGCGACCATAAAAACTACAGGGAGCATACCACTCGCAATACTGGCAGCATTATTTACAGGAATTTTAGTTGGGTTTATTAATGGAATAATTGTTGCAAAAGGAAAAGTTCAAGCATTTGTAGCTACTTTGGCTACACAAACTGTATTTAGGGGAGTTACTTATGTATTTACTGGAGGTAATCCTATATCCGGCTTAGGTAATGACTTTATTAGACTAACAAATAGTAGAATACTCGGAATACCTGTTCCAGTTGTTATTACCATAATTGTATTTGGTATTTGTGTCTATCTTTTAACACAGACTAGATATGGAAGATATATATATGCAGTCGGCGGAAATGAAGATTCATCAAGACTATCTGGTATAAGTGTAAATAATGTTAAGAATTGGGCGTACATTATATCTGGCGCTACGGCTGCAATCGCTGGAATTATAGTTACAAGTAGAATAGGATCAGCGGCGCCAACGGCTGGAAATGGATATGAATTAGATGCAATAGCTGCAATAGTTATTGGGGGAGCAAACTTGGTAGGTGGAGAAGGAACAATATTTGGGACAATAATAGGTGTGTTAATTATTGGAGTTTTAAGTAATGGGTTAAATCTTATGGATGTTTCAGCTTTTTATCAAACTATAGTAAAAGGATTAGTAATACTATTGGCAGTTTTAATTGAGAAGAAAAAGGCTACTAATTAA
- the rbsB gene encoding ribose ABC transporter substrate-binding protein RbsB, whose protein sequence is MKKLCKLVSVAMIATMTMGVFVGCGSSAKTKTPATSEKSDSKKIGMVVSTLNNPFFVTLKEGAEAKAKELGYQLLVVDSQNDSSKELSNVQDLLQKGVSVIILNPVDSDAAQSSVMQANNEKIPVITVDRKSNGGDVVCHIASDNVKGGEMAGKFIKEKLADKGNIAELQGTTGASATRDRGKGFHNIVDVDKNLKVVSSQPADFDRQKGLTVTENMLQSNSNIQAIFAQNDEMALGAVKALSTSGKKAIVVGFDGGDDAKKAVDAGEMTATVAQQPKLMGSMAIENVKKILTGATVAKEVGVDLKLYVKTKK, encoded by the coding sequence ATGAAAAAATTATGTAAACTAGTTTCAGTGGCAATGATAGCAACTATGACAATGGGGGTATTTGTAGGATGTGGATCTAGCGCTAAAACTAAAACTCCAGCTACAAGTGAAAAATCTGATTCTAAAAAAATAGGTATGGTTGTTTCAACCTTAAACAATCCTTTCTTTGTAACACTAAAAGAAGGTGCTGAAGCTAAGGCTAAAGAATTAGGATATCAATTATTAGTTGTTGACTCACAAAATGATTCATCAAAAGAGCTTTCAAACGTTCAGGATTTATTACAAAAGGGAGTTAGTGTTATAATACTTAATCCTGTTGATAGTGATGCAGCTCAAAGTTCAGTTATGCAAGCTAATAATGAAAAGATTCCAGTAATAACTGTAGATAGAAAATCCAATGGAGGAGATGTAGTTTGTCATATAGCTTCGGATAATGTGAAAGGTGGAGAAATGGCGGGTAAATTTATAAAGGAAAAACTTGCTGATAAAGGCAATATAGCAGAACTTCAAGGAACAACAGGCGCTTCTGCAACAAGAGACAGAGGAAAAGGATTCCATAATATAGTTGATGTAGATAAAAACTTAAAGGTTGTATCATCTCAACCAGCAGACTTTGATAGACAAAAAGGATTAACTGTAACTGAAAACATGTTACAATCAAATTCTAATATTCAAGCTATTTTTGCACAAAATGATGAGATGGCACTAGGAGCTGTTAAAGCATTAAGTACTTCAGGGAAAAAAGCTATAGTTGTTGGATTTGATGGAGGCGATGATGCAAAAAAAGCTGTAGATGCCGGAGAAATGACAGCAACAGTAGCACAACAACCAAAGCTAATGGGAAGTATGGCTATAGAAAATGTTAAAAAAATATTAACTGGAGCGACTGTAGCTAAGGAAGTTGGAGTTGACTTAAAATTATATGTAAAGACTAAAAAATAA
- a CDS encoding sugar ABC transporter ATP-binding protein encodes MEEKIPFLEMKGISKCFPGVKALDNINLSLYKGEVLALLGENGAGKSTLIKILGGVYQKDDGKVVIQGSEVDIKNVKEAEKLGISIIHQELSVIPNLTVAENLFLGNEKINKVTKKLDKKTMNTMCKDYLKQIGSNVDPEEYVKNISIGEMQMLEIVKAISKNSNIIVMDEPTSALTDTETEKLFKVVEMLKSRDIAIIYISHRLDEIFAICDRINILRDGKYVGEVKVNDVSKDNLITMMVGRKMEEQYPYKEPTNVTPILKLNDVCLEGILKSINLEVRAGEILGMSGLMGSGRSEVAKVIFGEYKRTSGSIEMNGKQVNINCPKDAINNGIAYLSEDRKKEGLILPLSVKQNMTLASLDKFEKKMFRISKADEKNVVDEYIKKLAIKTPTQDQLIKNLSGGNQQKVIIAKWLIQSPKVLIIDEPTRGIDVGAKKEIYDVLNQLKAEGKAVIMISSDMSEVLGISDRIVVMHEGKITGELSRQEATQESIMKLAIGE; translated from the coding sequence ATGGAAGAAAAAATTCCTTTCCTTGAAATGAAAGGTATATCAAAATGTTTTCCAGGAGTAAAGGCACTTGATAACATAAATTTAAGCTTATATAAGGGAGAAGTACTAGCACTTTTAGGAGAAAATGGTGCAGGAAAGTCCACATTAATTAAGATCTTAGGTGGTGTTTATCAAAAGGATGATGGCAAAGTTGTTATACAAGGTTCAGAAGTAGATATAAAAAATGTAAAAGAAGCTGAAAAACTAGGTATATCAATAATACATCAAGAGTTAAGTGTTATACCAAATTTAACTGTTGCAGAAAATTTATTTTTAGGAAATGAAAAAATAAATAAAGTAACTAAAAAATTAGATAAAAAAACAATGAACACTATGTGTAAAGATTATCTTAAACAAATTGGGAGTAACGTTGACCCAGAGGAGTATGTTAAAAATATAAGTATTGGGGAAATGCAAATGCTTGAAATAGTAAAAGCAATTTCTAAAAACTCTAATATAATTGTCATGGATGAGCCAACATCAGCCCTAACAGATACAGAAACGGAGAAGCTTTTTAAAGTTGTTGAAATGCTTAAAAGTAGGGATATAGCAATAATATATATATCTCATAGATTGGACGAGATTTTTGCAATTTGTGATAGAATAAATATTTTAAGAGATGGTAAATATGTAGGCGAGGTCAAAGTAAACGATGTCAGTAAAGATAATTTGATAACTATGATGGTAGGAAGAAAAATGGAAGAACAATATCCATATAAAGAACCCACTAATGTAACCCCTATATTAAAATTGAATGATGTTTGCTTGGAAGGTATTTTAAAATCAATTAATCTAGAAGTAAGAGCAGGAGAAATCCTTGGAATGTCGGGACTTATGGGTTCAGGTAGATCGGAAGTAGCAAAGGTTATTTTTGGAGAATATAAGAGGACTAGTGGTTCTATTGAGATGAATGGAAAACAAGTAAATATTAATTGTCCTAAAGATGCAATAAACAACGGAATAGCGTATTTATCTGAAGACAGAAAAAAAGAAGGATTAATACTTCCTTTATCTGTAAAGCAAAATATGACATTAGCGTCTTTAGATAAGTTTGAAAAGAAAATGTTTCGTATAAGTAAAGCAGATGAAAAAAATGTAGTTGATGAATATATAAAAAAATTGGCAATTAAAACACCTACTCAAGACCAGTTAATAAAGAATTTAAGTGGAGGAAATCAACAAAAGGTTATTATAGCAAAGTGGCTTATACAGTCTCCTAAAGTTTTAATAATAGATGAACCAACAAGAGGTATAGATGTAGGTGCAAAAAAAGAGATATATGATGTATTAAATCAGTTAAAAGCCGAAGGGAAAGCAGTTATTATGATTTCTTCAGATATGTCAGAGGTACTTGGAATTTCAGATAGAATAGTGGTAATGCATGAGGGGAAAATAACTGGAGAGTTAAGTAGGCAAGAGGCTACTCAAGAAAGCATAATGAAATTAGCAATTGGAGAATAA
- a CDS encoding zinc ribbon domain-containing protein yields the protein MKFCTKCGNEIIDETHFCTNCGNDLREESTIETESDQTVDLDTVNPELNYDMDLITTKPTDTATSHLKFSKKTKIFMSISIVLIILIVIIVNIGNSLSDPSKIVKRFEKDISSNNASDLASILYCNDSRLKLDSKSISPLLAYFKSNPTYYDKVDQDLRNNAYNPKDIDSIKLVNTLTLSSEGKTFFIFPKYKIYIKPSFITVTSPVKGVTFSINNTNIGESDSDNSTKEFGPYIPGAYTILANYKNLYVSSSTAYPLNLVTADNNIAKVNVLEDMKYINISSDTNYNDAEIFVNGKNVNVKVKDATHFGPINNSSQIYATFAQGGKKLTSKNYKGSSFDTDLALSFEEASSELTSVKDKLNILLSQYNYAFVDAINNNNPAAINNYVATGSQLYKLQEGYILSTAKSGIQETFISSYVTNFNNISDDNKSGSFTSSESYIIYSKDGLSTPRTQSYVYEFQYNDASQTYQLTSIN from the coding sequence TTGAAATTTTGCACTAAATGCGGCAACGAAATTATAGATGAAACACATTTTTGTACTAACTGCGGTAATGATTTACGAGAAGAATCAACTATTGAAACCGAATCAGACCAAACTGTCGATTTAGATACTGTTAATCCAGAATTAAATTATGACATGGATTTAATTACAACTAAACCTACTGACACTGCTACATCCCATTTGAAATTTTCAAAAAAAACAAAAATATTTATGTCAATATCAATAGTTTTAATAATATTAATAGTTATCATTGTTAACATTGGTAATTCTTTATCTGATCCTAGTAAAATAGTAAAAAGATTTGAGAAAGACATATCTTCAAATAATGCTTCTGATTTAGCAAGTATATTATATTGTAATGATTCTAGGCTTAAATTAGATAGTAAGAGTATTTCGCCTTTATTAGCTTACTTTAAAAGCAATCCTACATATTATGATAAAGTTGATCAAGATTTAAGAAATAATGCTTATAATCCTAAGGATATTGATAGCATAAAGTTGGTTAATACACTAACCTTATCTAGTGAAGGAAAAACCTTTTTTATTTTCCCTAAATATAAGATATATATTAAACCATCTTTTATTACTGTAACATCACCAGTTAAAGGTGTTACTTTTTCAATTAACAATACTAATATAGGTGAAAGTGATTCTGACAACTCCACCAAGGAATTTGGACCATACATTCCCGGCGCTTATACAATTTTAGCTAATTACAAAAACTTATATGTTAGTTCAAGTACTGCTTATCCTTTGAATCTTGTAACGGCTGATAACAATATAGCAAAAGTAAATGTATTAGAAGATATGAAATACATAAACATATCTTCAGATACTAATTATAACGATGCTGAAATTTTTGTTAATGGAAAAAATGTTAATGTTAAGGTTAAAGATGCTACACATTTTGGACCTATAAACAATTCTTCACAAATATATGCAACATTTGCACAAGGGGGTAAAAAACTTACAAGTAAAAACTACAAAGGTTCAAGTTTTGATACTGATCTTGCTTTAAGTTTTGAAGAAGCTAGTAGTGAATTAACGAGTGTTAAAGATAAACTAAATATTCTTTTATCACAATATAATTACGCTTTTGTAGATGCTATTAATAATAATAATCCTGCAGCAATTAATAATTACGTAGCTACTGGAAGTCAGTTATATAAACTTCAAGAAGGATATATACTTAGTACAGCTAAATCAGGAATACAAGAAACTTTTATTTCTTCCTATGTTACTAACTTCAACAACATTAGTGATGATAATAAATCAGGAAGTTTTACATCCTCAGAATCTTATATTATATATAGCAAAGATGGTCTTAGTACTCCAAGGACTCAAAGTTATGTATATGAATTTCAATATAACGATGCCTCCCAAACATACCAACTTACAAGCATAAACTAA